The Sabethes cyaneus chromosome 1, idSabCyanKW18_F2, whole genome shotgun sequence DNA segment cagcattttgctccgcagcaagtgctggcagtttttgtacactgatgccaaatcgttggctttagtttacgcgtatctcttactgtgagtatttctaccacAAACTGCCGGGTGTAGAGTAAAAATCACGTAATCTTGGGTTTATTCACTTTATTCTGTGTAGCCTTTtccttaaataaaaaaaacgttttGTTCTCTTTGGAATAATTTATGTaaagtttttgtatatttaCGATATTTACAAAAACGAGGACTTTGGTAGTTGCAGCTTTTACGTTCAGTGATCAGCTCAATTGCTCGTAGTTAATATTTCAAATTGATACCTACTAGAATGAAAGCAATATAATTGGAGTGTGAAATCCAGTGCACTTACCTGAACCGCGTGTTATTTCGTGATTCAATGATTAGCTGTAATTTACATGTATAAATAAATAGTAAACGTAGCATCTTCAGCCTTTCTCCAACTGACTTGTATAGGAAAGTAATGCTACACGTCGTCTGTTCTTTAGTATTTCCAGTGCACAGAAGTGATGGCTCTTATTGATTTCCTCTTCAGGTAAAATGTTTTTCCTAAGTTTACTTTGCATGCAGAAAATTAAACATTGTAAACCGTTATATCACGTgaaatttgttaaaatatttttcgtGCAAAGTTTAGCCAGCTCAAGTAGCCAAATCACAAAAATAGAACTACCATAGTTTGTACAGAAGGAGTGTCGCAACCACATATTCATCAATTTGTCTAGCAAGTTTGACACACCTGTCTATCAAAATACGaattaaaatgcaatgtttacgTTAGGAACCTATAGCTTTATGCGTTCGTATAGTTCTTTTTGATTAAAGCTTGCTGCCAGAGTTTAATTTTTATTGCGAGCAAAACGCGGGCGGCAAGAGAAAGGACTAGATTGGATACCGTTACAGAAGGTAAGCCATTTAAGCAGAACTCATGGAGTTAATCGCTGTCCATTAGTAAAATGTTAATATCATAGTTTGCAGTTAAATACATAGTGGTAAAATGAGCTTTTTGTCATTAAGTATAAGTAGTATCGAACTTTTAATTCGAAGTTCTAATTCTAATTGTGTACGTAATACAGTTTCCTGAGCATGGCACAGTATATAAATGTAGATATTTCTTGATTGACACCtttttgcaaaaaatgaagTAATTATGATAATACATATAGAACAATGCATGAAGATTCtcgtttttgaatttttgtatTTATGCACATGGTACACTCAGTATCATTTTACAATGTTATTGCCTTTGTTCATTTCACGATCGAGGCGATTAGTTGGTAGTAATcacaagttttttttgtttatgacTTTAAAGCACGCAAACAGGTGAATTTCATGTGACTGTACTTAAATGTTGCGTAATGAATAATAGTAGGTATATGAAGcttattgatattttttcgaattgTCTATTTTAGCTGGCAACTGATTGTGCAATATATGTTCAAAATGATTCGGCGTCTGTTCAGTACTTTGATTACTGATTATCCACCGGTAGGGGAATTCCTTCCTACAGCATCACCAAATAAGAATTCACAAGCTACCGGTAATCCTAGTGCTTTGGGTTTTCGAGAACCGCATCTCGCCTCCCTCAACTGGTTACACACGGTTTCACCTTGTTTTCCACTATCCGGCAATCAAATCAACATTATATACGAACCAGACAACTTCTATAATACTCTagttacacaatgtgccaacgCCAAACGAAGAATTATGCTAGCCAGTCTTTACTTGGGTATTGGTCAATTGGAAAACCGCCTTGTAGATGCTATTCAAGAAAGCATGCGAAGGAATGTGCAACTCAAAGTAGATGTTCTGCTAGATTTTTCCCGTGGAACGCgtggagaaaaaaattccaaatccTTATTGATGCCATTAATACAGGACAGTGACAATTTTCGATTATCTTTATATCACACGCCGGTCTTACGAGGTCTAACGAAAAAGTTAGCACCTCCGCGATGGAATGAATTGCTCGGCATTCAGCACATGAAACTGTATTTGATTGATGACACAATCATAATGAGTGGTGCCAACCTTTCGAATGATTACTTTACAAATCGGCAGGATCGATATATAATGATTGAAGATCGCAATTTGGCGGACTTCTACGCCAATTTAATAGGTAAAGTACAGGAGTTTAGTCTCAGAATAAATCGCAATGGGGCAACAAAATTACACGAAAAATGGAACATGCTGCCATACAAATGCACTCAAGCGCATTTCGCTGCAGAAGCCATGGAACGCATACGAAGTTACTTCAAAGGAGCACTAGAACGGCAACAAA contains these protein-coding regions:
- the LOC128737587 gene encoding CDP-diacylglycerol--glycerol-3-phosphate 3-phosphatidyltransferase, mitochondrial isoform X1, which codes for MALIDFLFSWQLIVQYMFKMIRRLFSTLITDYPPVGEFLPTASPNKNSQATGNPSALGFREPHLASLNWLHTVSPCFPLSGNQINIIYEPDNFYNTLVTQCANAKRRIMLASLYLGIGQLENRLVDAIQESMRRNVQLKVDVLLDFSRGTRGEKNSKSLLMPLIQDSDNFRLSLYHTPVLRGLTKKLAPPRWNELLGIQHMKLYLIDDTIIMSGANLSNDYFTNRQDRYIMIEDRNLADFYANLIGKVQEFSLRINRNGATKLHEKWNMLPYKCTQAHFAAEAMERIRSYFKGALERQQIVCENDKAADTWVFPLIEMGQLGIHHDSIITKDLLSGCLKGSKLKLATGYFNLTETYMNTLTNNCEADCNILMAHPNANGFLGAKGPAGGIPAAYSLIARKFHEKLKEAGQQNRVALLEYERPGWTYHAKGLWYYLPGSCLPNLTLIGSSNFGERSVHRDLEAQICVVTKNENLQRKLQTEYENILQHSSIADAELTVRPVPRWVRAVVGLFRNFF
- the LOC128737587 gene encoding CDP-diacylglycerol--glycerol-3-phosphate 3-phosphatidyltransferase, mitochondrial isoform X2, with the translated sequence MFKMIRRLFSTLITDYPPVGEFLPTASPNKNSQATGNPSALGFREPHLASLNWLHTVSPCFPLSGNQINIIYEPDNFYNTLVTQCANAKRRIMLASLYLGIGQLENRLVDAIQESMRRNVQLKVDVLLDFSRGTRGEKNSKSLLMPLIQDSDNFRLSLYHTPVLRGLTKKLAPPRWNELLGIQHMKLYLIDDTIIMSGANLSNDYFTNRQDRYIMIEDRNLADFYANLIGKVQEFSLRINRNGATKLHEKWNMLPYKCTQAHFAAEAMERIRSYFKGALERQQIVCENDKAADTWVFPLIEMGQLGIHHDSIITKDLLSGCLKGSKLKLATGYFNLTETYMNTLTNNCEADCNILMAHPNANGFLGAKGPAGGIPAAYSLIARKFHEKLKEAGQQNRVALLEYERPGWTYHAKGLWYYLPGSCLPNLTLIGSSNFGERSVHRDLEAQICVVTKNENLQRKLQTEYENILQHSSIADAELTVRPVPRWVRAVVGLFRNFF